One genomic region from Gemmatimonadetes bacterium SCN 70-22 encodes:
- a CDS encoding DtxR family transcriptional regulator, with protein MYGIEQGGGAAATNDIAAKLSIAAASVSGMVRRLADQGLVSYERYRGVRLTALGRRAALRTIRRHRVIETYLAQALGYPWDRVHEEAERLEHAVSDELVDRMAAAVGEPVTDPHGDPIPTREGIIDETRHRTLSDMARGGRARVKRVSDEDSELLRYLAHIGIRPGVVVTLTDRAPFDGPLTLQVGRGTCQMGPALASRVMVELLPD; from the coding sequence ATCTACGGGATCGAGCAGGGCGGGGGGGCGGCGGCGACGAACGACATCGCCGCCAAACTGTCGATTGCAGCCGCGTCGGTGAGCGGGATGGTGCGGCGCCTGGCCGACCAGGGACTCGTGTCGTACGAGCGCTACCGTGGCGTGCGCCTCACCGCCCTGGGGCGCCGCGCGGCGCTGCGCACCATCCGACGGCACCGGGTCATCGAGACGTACCTCGCGCAGGCGCTGGGCTACCCCTGGGACCGGGTGCACGAGGAGGCGGAACGCCTCGAGCACGCGGTGAGCGATGAACTGGTGGACCGGATGGCGGCGGCGGTCGGGGAGCCGGTCACCGATCCGCACGGCGACCCGATCCCGACGCGCGAAGGGATCATCGACGAGACGCGGCACCGTACCCTGTCGGACATGGCGCGAGGGGGGCGCGCCCGGGTGAAGCGCGTCAGCGACGAGGACTCGGAGCTCCTGCGCTACCTCGCCCACATCGGGATTCGCCCCGGTGTCGTCGTCACCCTGACCGACCGCGCCCCGTTCGACGGCCCGCTCACGTTGCAGGTGGGGAGGGGGACGTGCCAGATGGGGCCGGCGCTGGCCTCGCGGGTGATGGTGGAGCTCCTCCCGGACTGA
- a CDS encoding divalent metal cation transporter codes for MSRSPASASPAPEPSPTPPADAGWRRARETPSLAEVHRTIPVHGLTWWRKLLAFAGPGYMVAVGYMDPGNWATDLAGGSRFGYTLLSVILISNLMAVLLQGLASKLGIVTGRDLAQACRDHYTRPVAFALWVLCELAIAACDLAEVIGTAIALHLLFDIPLPWGVAITAFDVLLVLWLQHKGFRLLEALVIALVAVVGLCFLFELLIARPDLREVARGFIPSSQILRDREMLYIAIGILGATVMPHNLYLHSSIVQTRKYEESAEGRREAVRFAFADSTIALSLALFINGAILVVAAATFHGTGNTHVAEIQDAYQLLSPLLGVGAASTVFALALLASGQNSTLTGTLAGQIVMEGFLNIRLRPWLRRLITRAIAIVPAAITAILYGESGTARLLLLSQVILSLQLSFAVFPLVMFTSDRVKMGEFVNPAWLKVLAYIVATVIAALNAWLLVQTVGEWIR; via the coding sequence ATGAGCAGGTCGCCCGCCTCCGCATCACCCGCACCCGAGCCATCCCCGACACCGCCGGCCGACGCCGGCTGGCGGCGCGCGCGCGAGACGCCGTCGCTGGCGGAGGTGCACCGCACCATCCCGGTGCACGGGCTCACCTGGTGGCGCAAGCTGCTCGCCTTCGCCGGGCCCGGCTACATGGTGGCCGTGGGGTACATGGATCCGGGCAACTGGGCCACGGACCTCGCCGGCGGGTCGCGCTTCGGCTACACGCTGCTGAGCGTCATCCTCATCTCCAACCTCATGGCGGTCCTCCTGCAAGGACTCGCCTCGAAGCTCGGGATCGTCACGGGCCGCGACCTCGCCCAGGCGTGCCGCGACCACTACACGCGCCCGGTGGCCTTCGCCCTCTGGGTCCTCTGCGAACTGGCCATCGCCGCCTGCGATCTCGCGGAGGTGATCGGGACGGCGATCGCCCTCCACCTCCTGTTCGACATCCCGCTCCCCTGGGGGGTGGCCATCACCGCGTTCGACGTCCTCCTGGTGCTCTGGCTGCAGCACAAGGGATTCCGCCTCCTGGAGGCGCTGGTGATCGCGCTGGTGGCCGTGGTGGGGCTCTGCTTCCTGTTCGAGCTGCTCATCGCGCGTCCCGACCTGCGCGAGGTGGCGCGCGGCTTCATCCCGTCGAGCCAGATCCTGCGTGACCGCGAGATGCTCTACATCGCGATCGGGATCCTCGGGGCGACCGTCATGCCGCACAACCTGTACCTGCACTCGTCGATCGTGCAGACGCGCAAGTACGAGGAGTCCGCCGAGGGGCGGCGCGAGGCGGTGCGCTTCGCCTTCGCCGATTCCACGATCGCGCTTTCGCTCGCGTTGTTCATCAACGGCGCGATCCTCGTCGTTGCGGCTGCCACGTTTCATGGCACGGGGAACACGCACGTCGCCGAGATCCAGGATGCGTACCAGCTCCTTTCCCCGCTCCTCGGCGTGGGCGCGGCCAGCACGGTCTTCGCCCTCGCGCTGCTGGCGTCGGGGCAGAACTCGACGCTGACGGGGACGCTGGCGGGGCAGATCGTGATGGAGGGATTCCTCAACATCCGCCTGCGCCCCTGGCTCCGGCGGCTCATCACGCGGGCCATCGCCATTGTGCCGGCCGCGATCACGGCCATCTTGTATGGCGAAAGCGGGACCGCCCGGCTCCTCCTCCTGAGCCAGGTGATCCTCTCGCTGCAGCTGTCGTTCGCCGTCTTCCCGCTGGTGATGTTCACCTCGGACCGGGTCAAGATGGGGGAGTTCGTCAACCCCGCCTGGCTCAAGGTCCTCGCCTACATCGTCGCCACCGTCATCGCCGCGCTCAATGCGTGGCTGCTGGTCCAGACGGTCGGCGAGTGGATCCGCTGA
- a CDS encoding polysaccharide deacetylase — protein MQVVHAVRAGRSLKPTAWPSGARVAVALSFDVDNETVNLRFGEPTVGELSQGQYGARVGLPRVVRLLDRHAIPATFFIPAMSLMIDRGQVGVIQRSGRHEFAVHGWIHEMNTTLPAEVERRLVQQAIDTLTALTGTRPVGYRAPSWNFSPHTMAIVRDLGFLYESSLMADDAPYELEQDGRATGIVELPVEWILDDAPLFSPRGTNYASPREVAQVWIDEFDRAYEERSLFLLTMHPHVSGHRSRIKALELLIAHIRTKPGVWFATHRAVAEYVKAQGGLR, from the coding sequence ATGCAGGTGGTTCACGCGGTGCGCGCCGGGCGGTCGCTCAAGCCGACGGCGTGGCCCAGCGGCGCGCGCGTCGCGGTCGCGCTGTCGTTCGACGTCGACAACGAGACGGTGAACCTGCGATTCGGGGAGCCGACGGTGGGGGAGCTGTCGCAGGGACAGTACGGGGCGCGCGTCGGCCTCCCGCGCGTGGTGCGCCTCCTCGATCGCCATGCGATCCCGGCCACCTTCTTCATCCCGGCCATGAGCCTCATGATCGACCGGGGGCAGGTGGGGGTGATCCAGCGGTCGGGACGCCACGAATTCGCGGTGCATGGCTGGATCCACGAGATGAACACGACGCTCCCGGCCGAGGTCGAGCGCCGCCTGGTGCAACAGGCGATCGACACGCTCACGGCCCTCACCGGGACGCGCCCGGTGGGCTATCGCGCCCCTTCGTGGAACTTCTCCCCCCACACGATGGCGATCGTCCGCGACCTGGGCTTCCTGTACGAGTCGTCGCTGATGGCCGACGACGCCCCGTACGAACTGGAGCAGGACGGCCGCGCGACCGGGATCGTCGAGCTCCCGGTGGAATGGATCCTCGACGACGCCCCGCTCTTCTCCCCGCGCGGCACCAACTACGCGTCGCCACGCGAGGTGGCGCAGGTCTGGATCGACGAGTTCGACCGGGCCTACGAGGAGCGCTCGCTCTTCCTCCTGACGATGCACCCGCACGTCTCGGGGCACCGCTCGCGGATCAAGGCGCTCGAGCTGCTGATTGCCCACATCAGGACCAAGCCCGGCGTCTGGTTCGCGACCCACCGGGCGGTGGCGGAATACGTGAAGGCGCAGGGCGGACTGCGGTAG
- a CDS encoding 4a-hydroxytetrahydrobiopterin dehydratase — protein MAAIPPLSDIEIQRELASLPGWGRRGNALVRSCAFPTFPAAIDWVRRVADVAEAMNHHPDIDIRYTKVTLTLSTHDSGGITARDITLARRIDAL, from the coding sequence ATGGCCGCGATACCCCCGCTTTCCGACATCGAGATCCAGCGCGAGTTGGCTTCCCTGCCCGGCTGGGGGCGACGCGGCAATGCGCTGGTCAGGAGCTGCGCCTTCCCGACGTTTCCCGCGGCCATCGACTGGGTGCGGCGCGTCGCGGACGTGGCCGAGGCCATGAACCACCACCCGGACATCGACATCCGCTACACGAAGGTGACCCTCACCCTCTCCACGCACGACAGCGGCGGGATCACGGCGAGGGACATCACCCTGGCGCGGCGGATCGACGCCCTCTGA